The following coding sequences are from one Methanosarcina sp. WWM596 window:
- a CDS encoding NADH-quinone oxidoreductase subunit C, giving the protein MDIKMNKDTMELLSIISGILEEEPELLNARENEIYLRVSETGFESATPVLAERKFSLIGLFCAEAFEKKDGFTLFYVFKRAGRAPTLVLVREAGNEKKVTSVAGTFPSASWFEREIRDGFGLDFAGALDTRRLFLHECYPEGFHPLQKAFKNGPIRPLEVPEKEYKFRQVKGEGVYQIPVGPVHAGIIEPGHFRFSVIGESIFSLEIRLFYNHRGIEKLAEGKSPSECVALAEAVSGDESMANAAGFCIAVEQVCGITLPERAERLRAIMLELERIYSLLGDLAGMAVDVGFSLVSSPFSILREEVFRQNEKLTGSRFLRGITIPGGLKKDIPYSALKDLLVFFDKFSKAFESAYDRVMSSSSLIDRFATTGVIKKELVSPLNLTGPLARASGCPADTRLDRPYGAYRDFSPEPSVRKRGDVLSRFEVKADEIRASVNLILRLAENLPQGSVFAETGSAGNIGNSDRTGSSGVTGYSLALVEAARGQNLHWVYLKNGLVDRYKVRIASFCNWQAIEHAVIGNIVPDFPLINKSLNLSYAGTDL; this is encoded by the coding sequence AAAGATACAATGGAATTGCTTTCAATAATCTCGGGCATTTTAGAAGAAGAGCCCGAACTGCTCAATGCCCGTGAAAACGAAATATACCTGAGGGTTTCGGAAACCGGGTTTGAAAGTGCAACTCCTGTGCTTGCGGAAAGGAAGTTCAGCCTTATAGGGCTTTTTTGCGCAGAAGCCTTTGAAAAAAAGGACGGCTTTACCCTCTTTTATGTTTTCAAACGGGCAGGAAGGGCACCTACCCTTGTACTTGTTCGGGAAGCAGGAAATGAAAAAAAGGTTACCTCGGTTGCAGGAACTTTTCCCTCAGCCTCCTGGTTTGAGCGGGAAATAAGGGACGGTTTCGGGCTGGACTTTGCCGGGGCTCTTGATACAAGACGTCTCTTCCTGCATGAGTGCTACCCTGAAGGTTTCCATCCCCTGCAAAAAGCTTTTAAAAACGGGCCAATCCGACCGCTTGAAGTCCCCGAAAAGGAATACAAATTCAGGCAGGTCAAAGGTGAAGGTGTATACCAGATCCCTGTCGGGCCTGTACATGCCGGTATAATCGAGCCGGGGCATTTCAGGTTCAGCGTGATAGGAGAGTCCATATTCAGCCTGGAAATTCGGCTTTTTTACAATCACAGGGGAATAGAAAAACTGGCTGAAGGAAAAAGCCCCTCAGAATGCGTTGCTCTTGCCGAAGCCGTGAGTGGAGACGAGAGTATGGCAAATGCAGCAGGGTTCTGTATAGCAGTAGAGCAGGTCTGTGGAATAACCTTGCCTGAAAGGGCAGAACGCCTGCGGGCAATAATGCTTGAGCTCGAACGCATTTATTCTCTGCTCGGGGACCTTGCCGGAATGGCTGTAGATGTGGGTTTCTCACTGGTGTCAAGCCCCTTCTCCATATTGCGAGAAGAGGTATTCAGGCAGAACGAAAAACTGACAGGCTCAAGGTTCCTGCGCGGAATTACCATTCCCGGGGGGTTGAAAAAGGATATTCCCTATTCGGCTTTGAAAGACCTTCTTGTATTCTTTGATAAGTTTTCCAAAGCATTTGAATCGGCTTATGACAGAGTGATGTCTTCATCTTCCTTAATTGACAGGTTTGCAACGACAGGCGTAATAAAAAAGGAACTTGTCTCTCCGCTTAACCTTACAGGCCCCCTTGCCAGAGCCTCAGGCTGTCCTGCCGACACCAGGCTTGACCGGCCCTATGGAGCTTACAGGGACTTTTCCCCGGAACCTTCCGTCAGGAAAAGAGGGGATGTGCTCTCCCGCTTTGAGGTAAAAGCCGATGAGATCCGGGCATCTGTTAATCTGATCCTTCGCCTCGCAGAAAACCTTCCACAGGGCTCCGTATTTGCTGAAACTGGATCTGCCGGAAATATAGGGAACTCGGATAGAACCGGCAGTTCTGGAGTTACAGGCTATTCGCTTGCCCTTGTAGAAGCTGCAAGGGGGCAGAACCTGCACTGGGTCTACCTGAAAAATGGGCTTGTTGATAGGTATAAAGTCAGGATCGCATCTTTCTGCAATTGGCAGGCTATAGAACATGCAGTAATCGGAAATATTGTCCCAGACTTCCCTCTGATAAATAAGAGCCTTAACCTTTCGTATGCAGGGACCGATCTTTGA
- a CDS encoding NADH-quinone oxidoreductase subunit B family protein, translating into MVNPLSLFLRPKVTETFKFRDEELEALGAEIKKEIPKVFGHSLAIRELDSGSDNSTEIEISNLGNPHYDVERFGISFVASPRHADVLLVTGAVTLNMAGAVKKTYEAMPFPKFVVAVGDDACDGGIYKGSYAVLGGADKILPVDMKIPGNPPSPKEILKGLFVMMQRASK; encoded by the coding sequence ATGGTAAACCCTCTTTCCCTCTTCCTCCGCCCTAAAGTTACGGAGACCTTTAAATTTCGAGATGAAGAACTCGAAGCCCTTGGAGCAGAAATTAAAAAAGAGATCCCGAAAGTTTTCGGGCACAGCCTTGCCATCCGGGAACTGGATTCAGGAAGTGACAATTCCACCGAGATTGAAATCTCAAACCTCGGAAACCCCCATTATGATGTTGAGAGGTTCGGGATCTCTTTTGTGGCTTCCCCAAGGCATGCTGATGTCTTGCTGGTAACAGGAGCAGTCACCCTTAACATGGCAGGAGCTGTGAAAAAAACCTATGAAGCCATGCCCTTCCCAAAGTTTGTGGTAGCAGTAGGAGATGATGCCTGTGATGGTGGGATCTACAAGGGGTCTTATGCCGTACTCGGTGGGGCTGATAAAATCCTGCCCGTGGATATGAAAATTCCAGGGAACCCACCCTCTCCGAAGGAGATTTTGAAAGGGCTGTTCGTGATGATGCAGCGGGCTTCAAAGTAA
- a CDS encoding sulfite exporter TauE/SafE family protein, with protein MPAYLTYFYLFPVATLIAILAISSGISGTNFWIPVYMIWLGFDTKTAFWLGLLTMIFGFGSGILRNLKQKTISWPIVKEYLKITIPAAVLGTLLIPFAPAQILIVLFASFILLYGIYLVYRYWLYRMGKIPEKLETHNRICWKRAIVAGFLKGLIATGLGKLIMPCMLGHEKIRSPAEAVGSTVLIIFIVNLVALLLRLTPDFIPTLIENKELIFEIMLWVAPGVILGGQIGPSIARKLSQQGIRLYTGGLLVGISMLMYLRAFSAI; from the coding sequence ATGCCAGCCTATCTTACCTACTTTTATCTCTTTCCTGTAGCTACCCTTATTGCAATCCTTGCGATTTCTTCAGGCATCTCAGGCACTAACTTCTGGATTCCGGTATATATGATATGGCTCGGCTTTGACACAAAAACAGCTTTCTGGCTCGGGCTATTAACCATGATTTTCGGTTTTGGATCGGGGATACTCAGAAACCTGAAACAAAAAACCATTTCCTGGCCCATTGTAAAAGAATACCTGAAAATTACGATCCCTGCAGCGGTTCTCGGGACCCTTCTAATCCCTTTTGCTCCTGCACAAATACTCATAGTCCTGTTTGCGAGTTTTATTCTGTTATACGGGATCTATCTGGTATATCGCTACTGGCTTTACCGCATGGGGAAAATTCCTGAAAAGCTCGAAACTCATAACCGCATATGCTGGAAACGCGCCATAGTTGCAGGTTTTCTCAAAGGGCTGATCGCAACCGGGCTTGGGAAATTAATCATGCCCTGCATGCTGGGGCATGAAAAAATCCGGTCTCCTGCAGAAGCTGTGGGCTCCACAGTCCTGATTATCTTTATTGTGAACCTTGTTGCCCTCCTCCTCCGCCTGACCCCGGACTTTATTCCTACCCTGATTGAAAATAAAGAACTGATTTTCGAGATAATGCTCTGGGTTGCTCCGGGAGTAATCCTGGGAGGGCAGATAGGACCGTCTATTGCAAGAAAGCTGTCGCAGCAGGGGATCAGGCTTTACACAGGAGGACTGCTGGTAGGCATCAGCATGCTGATGTATTTAAGAGCCTTTTCAGCCATCTAA
- a CDS encoding lipopolysaccharide biosynthesis protein, translated as MSNFITNVLKLISGSVTAQALGIILIPIITRIYNPDDFGIFQLFISISGILVIVSTFSYQFAIMLPKAEEDAANVTAVCTVLVTFTALMTGIVILLIPDNIDNLFNTPGISRYLIFLPLIIFLNGMFFVQNYWLSRKTRFGVIAGSRVSNTLTSKVFQIGFAKWSVTPLGLVGGFIAGYAFADLVMLKGVKKDIQVFKQVSIKRMKEMAIQYKKFPLFSSWSSIANTVSPQAPAFLLAYFYSTAVVGHFSLANQVVNLPMGIVGSAIGQVFFQKVSEVKNGNGTGDLKTIVEEVYKKLISIGIFPMILLMILGEQIFTFTFGESWSISGTYVKILVPWIFLVFLSSPISTLYNVFEKQKVWLTFSIILLVSRIVALVIGGTYGSPEFALALYSFTGVVFWLWNNAYLLGLAGISKKESIEILAKYATIGIAVSIPLILIEMISSSFYVILFAAVVMTVIYYTITLHDDPMFRKMFSAFLVNVRNRS; from the coding sequence ATGTCAAATTTCATAACGAATGTTCTAAAGCTTATATCTGGAAGTGTCACTGCCCAGGCTCTTGGTATAATTCTCATACCTATAATCACAAGAATTTATAATCCGGATGATTTTGGAATCTTTCAGCTTTTCATTTCAATCTCAGGCATACTTGTGATTGTTTCTACTTTTTCGTATCAATTTGCGATTATGCTGCCAAAGGCAGAAGAAGATGCTGCAAATGTCACTGCTGTGTGCACTGTACTGGTGACTTTTACAGCCTTAATGACAGGAATAGTGATTTTGCTCATTCCAGATAATATTGACAATCTTTTCAATACGCCGGGGATTTCAAGATACTTAATTTTTCTTCCGCTAATAATATTCCTTAATGGTATGTTTTTCGTGCAAAATTACTGGCTTTCAAGAAAAACCCGTTTCGGAGTCATTGCAGGTTCCAGAGTTTCGAACACTTTAACGTCAAAAGTATTTCAAATAGGATTTGCGAAATGGAGTGTTACTCCATTAGGCCTGGTAGGCGGATTCATTGCAGGATATGCATTTGCAGATCTTGTCATGCTTAAGGGCGTAAAAAAGGATATTCAGGTTTTCAAACAGGTATCAATAAAAAGAATGAAAGAGATGGCCATTCAATACAAAAAATTCCCTTTATTCAGTTCCTGGTCATCAATCGCAAACACCGTTTCTCCACAGGCCCCTGCTTTTTTGCTTGCATACTTTTACAGTACAGCAGTTGTGGGGCATTTCTCACTTGCAAATCAGGTCGTAAACCTACCTATGGGAATTGTCGGTAGCGCTATAGGACAGGTCTTTTTCCAGAAAGTAAGTGAGGTAAAGAACGGGAATGGAACAGGAGACCTGAAGACCATAGTTGAGGAAGTTTATAAAAAGCTAATCTCTATTGGAATCTTCCCTATGATACTCCTGATGATTCTCGGAGAGCAGATTTTCACATTTACTTTCGGAGAAAGCTGGTCTATTTCAGGCACATATGTAAAAATCCTTGTGCCCTGGATCTTTCTGGTCTTTTTGTCTTCGCCGATCTCAACTCTCTATAATGTATTTGAAAAACAGAAAGTTTGGCTTACTTTCAGTATAATTCTTCTGGTCTCAAGGATAGTAGCACTGGTCATAGGAGGAACTTATGGAAGCCCCGAATTCGCTCTTGCCCTGTACAGCTTTACAGGGGTTGTGTTCTGGCTCTGGAACAATGCATACCTGCTGGGGCTTGCAGGGATTAGCAAGAAAGAAAGCATAGAAATTCTTGCAAAATATGCGACAATCGGAATCGCCGTTTCGATACCGTTAATTCTTATAGAAATGATTTCTTCGAGTTTTTACGTAATACTATTTGCAGCCGTGGTCATGACGGTTATTTATTATACAATAACCCTTCATGACGATCCTATGTTCAGGAAAATGTTCTCAGCTTTTCTTGTGAATGTAAGAAATAGGAGCTGA
- a CDS encoding GNAT family N-acetyltransferase translates to MLLLKVWLNSYELLPSEYKEWDLLVEKAQPGTLFHTSDWLEICRDVLSRDFKIYGCFRNGELVGGCPLFIKNLKGMLKIGSSTCDMTDYCGPLVKEGASSKASKRIHETHEILDALVEFLCKQGFDSIHLTLSPGFEDVRPFTWKGWDSSVRYTHHLDLKENIDSNLSRKIRRELKSANEAGLKTRISNDPETYYRLLSLVYEKQKLEPPLPEEFFERVFKLIQEKDVGYMFVSETPEGEAVAAHLNLYGKKCTVTWTSALNPDFGRMGPNALLYYNEFLDLKSRNFNYMNVMAANIPRFTDFIMGFSPKLVPYYTVTLRSKKYSLIRTLYNSTHKETE, encoded by the coding sequence TTGCTTTTACTAAAGGTATGGCTGAATAGTTACGAATTATTACCGTCTGAATACAAAGAATGGGATCTGCTTGTGGAAAAAGCTCAACCCGGTACGCTCTTTCATACAAGTGACTGGCTGGAAATCTGCAGGGATGTCCTTTCCAGAGACTTCAAGATTTATGGGTGTTTCAGAAACGGTGAACTTGTGGGTGGATGCCCCCTTTTCATTAAGAACCTTAAAGGTATGCTGAAAATAGGATCTTCAACCTGTGATATGACTGACTATTGCGGACCCCTTGTAAAAGAGGGAGCCAGCTCAAAAGCCAGCAAACGCATACATGAAACACATGAAATCCTTGATGCCCTCGTTGAATTCCTCTGCAAACAGGGATTCGATAGCATCCATCTCACACTCTCCCCCGGGTTTGAGGATGTGAGACCTTTTACCTGGAAAGGATGGGATTCGAGCGTGCGTTATACCCATCATCTGGATCTTAAAGAAAATATAGACAGCAATCTCTCAAGGAAAATCCGGAGGGAACTTAAAAGTGCAAACGAGGCAGGGCTCAAAACGAGAATTTCAAACGACCCTGAAACCTATTACCGCCTGCTTTCCCTGGTCTATGAAAAACAGAAACTGGAACCTCCTCTGCCAGAGGAATTCTTTGAAAGGGTATTCAAATTAATCCAGGAAAAAGACGTTGGTTACATGTTTGTCTCAGAAACTCCTGAAGGAGAAGCCGTTGCAGCCCATCTGAACCTGTATGGTAAAAAATGCACGGTTACCTGGACCTCAGCCTTGAATCCTGATTTTGGTAGAATGGGCCCCAATGCCCTTCTGTACTATAATGAGTTCCTGGACCTGAAGTCCAGAAATTTCAATTATATGAATGTAATGGCGGCAAACATCCCAAGATTTACGGATTTTATCATGGGATTTTCCCCAAAGCTTGTTCCTTACTATACTGTGACCCTGCGCAGCAAAAAGTATTCCCTTATTCGGACGTTATATAATAGTACACACAAAGAAACCGAATAA
- a CDS encoding glycosyltransferase family 4 protein: MNNQISLKEFNIKGDSMKVLFLDIVWPLYLADGSLIHRHELVSNLASLNNEIHIFTTDSSTLSHLDNIRCHYIRPGNLLTLTINYFRSSAELVGSETFDVLYTRNPNFGFLAGLFCKSRCKTLVYELNGIPEDESSLIKSRCSEEKSLQEGKTVNLSRYFSSAKARLKVSVLKKALGLSDKIIAVTPGIKANLESSYDIPGEKITVIPNGANTSLFKPLEQDACRKELRLDLETPYVCFVGNLAPWQGIEYLVKAAPLILSRSPGCRFLIVGDGVMKNELINLSRELGVADSFVFTGVVAYDRVPVYINASDICAAPFILARNAKIGLSPLKLYEYMACGNPVVASAISGVADVLEASEGGIPVPPENPEALAEAISKLLENQELRAKMGSKGLSYVTENYSWYSVAKQVDGVCKSGLEG; encoded by the coding sequence ATGAACAATCAGATCTCTCTTAAAGAGTTCAATATTAAAGGTGATAGTATGAAGGTGCTCTTTCTGGACATAGTATGGCCCCTTTACCTGGCGGATGGTTCCCTTATCCACAGGCACGAGCTTGTAAGCAACCTGGCAAGTCTGAACAATGAAATTCATATATTCACTACTGATAGTTCCACTCTTTCGCACCTGGACAATATCCGCTGCCATTATATACGTCCAGGAAACCTGCTGACCCTTACAATCAATTATTTTCGAAGCTCTGCAGAGCTGGTAGGTTCCGAAACTTTTGATGTACTGTATACCAGAAACCCAAATTTCGGATTTCTTGCCGGGCTTTTTTGTAAAAGCAGATGCAAAACTCTGGTTTATGAATTAAATGGAATCCCTGAGGACGAAAGCAGCCTTATCAAATCCAGGTGCAGTGAAGAGAAATCTTTGCAAGAGGGAAAAACAGTAAATTTATCCCGGTATTTTTCTTCTGCAAAAGCCAGGTTAAAAGTTTCGGTTCTGAAAAAAGCTCTTGGGCTTTCAGATAAGATAATCGCAGTAACTCCAGGGATTAAGGCAAATCTTGAGAGTTCTTACGATATTCCAGGAGAAAAAATAACTGTGATCCCCAACGGAGCAAATACTTCCCTGTTCAAACCTCTTGAACAGGATGCCTGCAGGAAAGAGCTCCGACTGGACCTGGAAACTCCTTATGTCTGTTTCGTGGGAAACCTTGCTCCCTGGCAGGGGATAGAATATCTGGTAAAGGCAGCTCCTTTAATACTTTCCAGATCTCCAGGGTGCCGTTTTCTTATTGTCGGCGATGGAGTTATGAAGAATGAGTTGATCAACCTCTCAAGAGAGCTCGGGGTTGCAGACAGTTTTGTTTTCACAGGTGTGGTGGCCTACGACCGCGTGCCTGTGTACATCAATGCAAGTGATATCTGTGCTGCACCCTTTATCCTGGCAAGAAATGCAAAAATAGGGCTTTCCCCTCTGAAACTATATGAGTATATGGCTTGCGGAAATCCAGTTGTTGCAAGTGCGATCAGCGGAGTTGCCGATGTACTTGAGGCTTCGGAAGGAGGCATTCCTGTCCCTCCAGAAAACCCGGAAGCTCTTGCAGAGGCTATCTCAAAGCTACTTGAAAATCAGGAATTGAGAGCGAAAATGGGCTCAAAAGGTTTAAGTTATGTTACTGAAAATTACAGCTGGTACAGTGTTGCGAAACAGGTAGATGGAGTCTGCAAATCAGGACTCGAGGGCTGA
- a CDS encoding glycosyltransferase family 2 protein: MNPEPKRKYLLITPARNEEENLPDVSESVIGQKVTPALWIIVDDGSTDETPHILEGLKAKYSWIQSIRLPPRPRDITFHYSYVCKQGFDYALDYCRENGIEYAYIGLLDADTVLEENYFGKLMDEFEKDPFLGVASGGVYYDVGGKLSREISDKNLPRGTGRLWRKSCFLETEGYPVEPSPDSISNIKALLRGWHLRQYVDIVEIQKRETSAGEGLWKGYVKNGWMAYYVDKNLPMIMLNTFYRSLKPPYYTGIAYLYGYLNSAIKREKKIRDMEIRDYYRSLNLKLLFSRISGILSRNSTDAQQGEQ; the protein is encoded by the coding sequence ATGAATCCTGAGCCTAAAAGGAAATATCTGTTGATTACACCTGCAAGAAATGAAGAGGAAAACCTTCCTGACGTTTCCGAGTCCGTAATAGGGCAAAAAGTAACACCTGCACTATGGATCATAGTAGACGATGGAAGTACGGATGAAACTCCTCACATTCTCGAAGGATTGAAGGCAAAATACTCCTGGATTCAGAGCATAAGGCTTCCTCCAAGGCCAAGGGACATAACCTTTCATTATAGCTATGTCTGCAAACAGGGATTTGATTATGCACTGGATTACTGCAGGGAAAATGGTATTGAGTATGCTTACATAGGTCTTCTCGACGCCGATACCGTACTCGAGGAAAACTATTTTGGAAAACTAATGGATGAATTTGAAAAAGATCCTTTTCTTGGGGTTGCAAGTGGAGGGGTTTACTATGATGTTGGCGGTAAACTTTCACGAGAAATATCCGATAAAAATCTTCCTCGCGGCACAGGAAGACTCTGGAGAAAGTCCTGTTTCCTCGAAACCGAAGGCTATCCGGTAGAACCTTCCCCTGATTCCATTTCCAATATAAAAGCTCTTCTTCGGGGCTGGCATCTAAGACAGTATGTAGACATAGTTGAAATCCAGAAACGAGAGACGAGTGCTGGAGAAGGGCTCTGGAAAGGGTATGTAAAAAATGGCTGGATGGCTTATTATGTGGATAAAAATCTGCCTATGATTATGTTAAATACATTTTATCGTTCCCTGAAACCTCCATATTACACAGGAATTGCATACCTCTATGGATACCTCAATTCAGCCATTAAGAGGGAGAAAAAGATCAGGGATATGGAAATAAGAGATTACTATAGAAGTTTAAACCTCAAGCTGTTATTTTCCAGAATTTCGGGAATTCTAAGCCGCAACTCTACAGATGCCCAGCAGGGAGAGCAATGA
- a CDS encoding polysaccharide deacetylase family protein: protein MRVMHDLLKQNAKIWDLFSRKEEYSPEKLDKHERFLFVEKDLINATEPEASRYLVEHGMEVEFPENKTFAVCLTHDMDDIYPPLSHTLRSSAYCLKDLDFRSSTAQFIWKFRGHEHSPYLNFSKIMDLEEDFGAKSSFYFLASRKDPKRFRYDIEDAEGSLGEISDRGWEAGLHGGYYSYDDPEALKREKKRLEAVLGKRVIGFRNHYLRFKTPDTWELLADAGFSYDSTFGYSEFVGFRNGMCHPFRPYNLNEGREIGILEIPLTVMDVALFKALRSFEEAWRCTKDLIDTTARFNGVITLLWHNFVFGCSFRKDWIKLYEKALRYCSEKGAWMTSGEEIYRWWENES, encoded by the coding sequence ATGAGAGTTATGCATGATTTACTGAAGCAAAACGCAAAAATCTGGGATCTATTTTCCCGAAAAGAAGAGTATTCCCCCGAAAAGCTTGATAAACACGAGCGCTTTCTTTTCGTTGAGAAAGATCTCATAAACGCCACTGAGCCTGAGGCCTCCAGATACCTGGTAGAACACGGAATGGAAGTTGAATTTCCGGAAAACAAAACTTTTGCTGTGTGTTTGACTCATGATATGGATGATATTTACCCTCCTCTTTCCCACACCCTTCGATCCTCGGCCTATTGCCTGAAAGATCTGGATTTTCGGAGTTCTACAGCTCAGTTTATCTGGAAATTCCGGGGGCATGAGCATTCCCCTTACCTTAACTTTTCCAAAATAATGGATCTTGAAGAGGATTTCGGGGCAAAGTCCTCTTTTTACTTCCTTGCCAGCAGAAAAGACCCCAAAAGGTTCAGATATGATATAGAAGATGCAGAAGGCTCTCTGGGGGAGATTTCCGATAGGGGATGGGAAGCTGGCCTGCATGGAGGGTATTATTCATACGACGATCCTGAAGCGCTAAAACGTGAAAAAAAAAGGCTGGAAGCTGTTCTGGGTAAAAGAGTCATAGGTTTTCGCAACCATTATCTCAGGTTCAAAACTCCTGATACCTGGGAACTGCTGGCAGATGCCGGTTTCAGCTATGATTCTACTTTCGGATACAGCGAGTTTGTTGGCTTCAGGAACGGCATGTGTCACCCTTTCAGACCATATAATCTGAACGAGGGCCGGGAGATAGGTATCCTGGAAATCCCGCTTACTGTAATGGATGTTGCTCTTTTCAAAGCATTAAGATCTTTTGAGGAAGCCTGGAGATGCACAAAAGACCTTATAGATACGACAGCAAGGTTCAATGGGGTAATTACCCTGCTATGGCATAACTTCGTTTTCGGGTGCAGTTTCAGAAAAGACTGGATCAAACTCTATGAAAAAGCGCTGCGGTACTGTTCCGAAAAAGGAGCATGGATGACAAGCGGAGAAGAGATTTACAGGTGGTGGGAGAATGAATCCTGA
- a CDS encoding DUF354 domain-containing protein, producing MRVIVDIGHPAHVHFFKNIIWNLEKKGHQVMVVSRDKDVVIELLDAYKIPHIVLSKVKPGKIHLCEEWFIRESKLYKIARQFNPDLIMGILSPPVAHVAWALGKKSIIFNDTEHAEIAQKMTYPFCNIICTPTSFKKDAGKKQLKYSGYHELAYLHPAYFSSNPEVLRELGVEVGEPFVILRFISWGAHHDVGQYGIDNKLALIKELEKFGKVFISSEGKLAEEFDRYRIQVPSEKIHDLLYYATLCVGEGATMAVESAILGTPAIYVSSLAGTMGNFSELEGKYGLLFNYSGSEAALAKAVELLKDPELKETWALKRAALLKDKINVTEFIVGLIESLPGKKSGVSIPVFSDESYA from the coding sequence TTGAGGGTCATTGTTGACATAGGGCATCCAGCCCACGTTCATTTTTTTAAAAATATTATATGGAATCTTGAAAAAAAAGGACACCAGGTAATGGTTGTCTCAAGGGATAAAGACGTTGTAATAGAGTTATTAGATGCCTATAAAATCCCACATATCGTTTTAAGTAAGGTCAAGCCGGGAAAGATTCATCTGTGTGAGGAATGGTTCATAAGAGAGTCTAAACTTTATAAAATTGCCCGTCAGTTTAATCCAGACCTGATTATGGGCATTCTTTCCCCTCCTGTTGCCCATGTTGCGTGGGCACTGGGTAAAAAATCCATAATTTTTAATGATACCGAACATGCAGAAATAGCCCAGAAAATGACCTATCCTTTCTGTAATATTATCTGCACACCCACATCCTTTAAAAAAGATGCCGGAAAAAAGCAGCTCAAGTACAGCGGATATCATGAATTGGCATATCTTCATCCAGCTTATTTCTCCTCAAATCCCGAGGTTTTACGGGAGCTTGGGGTAGAGGTAGGCGAACCGTTCGTAATCCTGCGCTTTATTTCATGGGGTGCGCACCATGATGTAGGGCAGTATGGAATTGATAATAAGTTAGCACTTATTAAAGAACTCGAAAAATTCGGGAAGGTTTTCATTTCTTCGGAAGGGAAACTGGCAGAAGAATTTGACCGGTATAGAATCCAGGTGCCCTCCGAAAAAATCCATGACCTTCTTTATTATGCTACACTATGCGTGGGTGAGGGAGCAACCATGGCTGTTGAAAGTGCAATTCTTGGAACCCCGGCTATCTATGTTTCCTCTCTCGCTGGAACAATGGGGAACTTTTCAGAGCTAGAAGGAAAATACGGTTTGCTCTTCAATTACAGTGGTTCAGAAGCCGCCCTTGCAAAGGCTGTGGAACTTCTCAAGGACCCTGAACTTAAAGAGACCTGGGCTCTCAAGAGAGCTGCCCTGCTCAAGGATAAAATTAATGTAACCGAATTCATAGTAGGGCTCATAGAAAGTCTTCCTGGTAAAAAGTCAGGGGTTTCCATACCTGTGTTTTCGGATGAGAGTTATGCATGA